One genomic window of Conger conger chromosome 9, fConCon1.1, whole genome shotgun sequence includes the following:
- the LOC133136671 gene encoding beta-galactoside-binding lectin-like, protein MELRVTSVPKPNPVSFAIYVGESDSNIALHINPRFQGCGPGVIVLNALKDGSWGTEVRDERNFPFRQGEEFEVSITFANDKFYISLHNGQMLMFPNRLEQPQYSKIWFTGDVRITGIYLKSRPTRRC, encoded by the exons ATGGAACTGCGAGTCACCAGTGTCCCTAAACCCAATCCGGTTAG tttCGCCATCTATGTGGGTGAATCTGATTCCAACATTGCGCTCCACATCAACCCTCGCTTTCAAGGCTGTGGCCCAGGTGTCATCGTCCTGAATGCCCTGAAGGATGGGTCCTGGGGTACTGAAGTGAGAGATGAAAGAAACTTTCCTTTCCGGCAGGGCGAGGAGTTTGAG gTGTCCATCACCTTTGCCAATGACAAGTTTTACATTAGCCTGCACAACGGCCAGATGCTGATGTTCCCCAACCGCCTGGAACAGCCCCAGTACAGTAAAATCTGGTTTACAGGAGACGTCAGGATCACCGGCATATATCTCAAGTCaagacccaccaggaggtgctag